In Chitinophaga sp. HK235, a single window of DNA contains:
- the rocD gene encoding ornithine--oxo-acid transaminase, with translation MIPAFTISERTQHFLGLEEQYGAHNYHPLPVVLERGEGVFLWDVDGKRYYDFLSGYSAVNQGHCHPRIIASLIEQAQKLTLTSRAFHSDLLGEYARFITDYFGYDKVLPMNTGVEAVETALKLCRHWAYIVKGIPENKAKIIVCANNFHGRTLNVISFSTDPVARNNFGPYMTGYEVIPYNNLTALEQALQDKTVAGFLVEPIQGEAGVVVPDDGYLSKARAYCQDANVLFIADEIQTGLARTGRMLACDHENVRPDILILGKALSGGTLPVSAVLADDEIMLTIKPGEHGSTYGGNPLACKVAITALQVLKDEKMAENAVAMGQLLRNGLQELQSPFITTIRGKGLLNAIVIKHPDPEAAWDLCLTLKENGLLAKPTHGDKIRFAPPLVINATQVTDCVQIIQKSMEKAFR, from the coding sequence ATGATACCAGCATTTACGATAAGCGAAAGGACACAGCATTTTCTTGGACTGGAAGAGCAATACGGCGCCCACAACTACCACCCTTTACCGGTAGTACTGGAGCGTGGAGAGGGTGTTTTTTTATGGGATGTGGACGGTAAGCGTTATTACGATTTTCTTTCCGGCTATTCAGCTGTTAACCAGGGACACTGCCATCCCCGGATCATTGCGTCACTGATAGAACAGGCGCAGAAACTGACATTGACTTCCCGTGCATTTCACAGTGACTTGCTGGGAGAATATGCCAGATTTATTACCGATTATTTTGGTTATGATAAAGTATTGCCCATGAATACGGGTGTGGAGGCGGTGGAAACAGCGCTGAAACTCTGCCGGCACTGGGCTTATATAGTAAAGGGTATTCCGGAAAACAAGGCAAAGATCATTGTCTGCGCCAACAATTTCCATGGCCGTACCCTGAATGTGATTTCTTTCAGCACCGACCCGGTAGCCCGCAATAACTTCGGGCCCTATATGACGGGTTACGAGGTGATCCCTTACAACAACCTGACAGCACTGGAACAGGCCTTACAAGACAAAACCGTAGCTGGTTTTCTGGTAGAGCCAATCCAGGGAGAAGCTGGCGTGGTAGTGCCGGACGACGGCTATCTGTCTAAAGCCCGCGCCTATTGCCAGGATGCCAATGTATTATTCATCGCCGATGAAATACAGACAGGCCTTGCCCGTACCGGCCGTATGCTGGCCTGCGACCATGAAAATGTACGTCCTGATATTCTGATACTGGGTAAAGCCTTATCCGGCGGAACCCTGCCGGTAAGTGCAGTCCTTGCGGATGATGAAATCATGCTGACCATCAAACCAGGTGAACATGGTTCTACGTACGGTGGCAACCCGCTTGCCTGTAAAGTTGCTATTACAGCACTGCAGGTATTGAAAGATGAGAAGATGGCCGAGAATGCCGTAGCGATGGGCCAGTTGCTACGCAACGGTCTGCAGGAGCTGCAATCACCTTTTATCACTACTATCCGTGGTAAAGGGTTGTTAAACGCTATCGTCATCAAACATCCGGATCCGGAAGCAGCCTGGGACCTGTGCCTTACACTGAAAGAAAATGGCCTGCTGGCCAAACCCACACACGGCGATAAAATCCGTTTTGCACCACCGCTGGTCATCAATGCCACCCAGGTAACGGACTGCGTTCAGATCATTCAAAAAAGCATGGAAAAGGCATTCCGCTAA
- a CDS encoding DUF4249 family protein, whose amino-acid sequence MKYLFQFLCVFSVAVLTGCIHELPVPPSGSKPRAVVYSELVAGKKVEMRIGKSKSVGQDVDNNFETITDATVQLQDMNGTLLEQLHYVKDTSTNMAFYRGNTRIESNRAYKVKVEMPGVGLATAFPVTPGPIKVELQDTLRTTLNGRPVLRFHFNIQGSSAKQFIVMEALKQMVQLDTVFFYNQQRYRVRDRRALFNQVKDLPGVTFYKDTLYLNSYLRIPCYTQDENADNNQVGGLNENYNSILFTQNSNKPLNTLLYINATALTAGSTEGGDPPIGRVLVNVKSVSPDYYNFLLTYEKVRRNPGLNSLIQAIQLRNNVANGLGIVGGCSQMSYSLYYDKL is encoded by the coding sequence ATGAAGTACCTGTTTCAATTTTTGTGCGTTTTTAGTGTTGCAGTTTTAACAGGATGTATACACGAACTACCGGTTCCTCCTTCCGGAAGTAAGCCCAGGGCTGTTGTATACAGTGAACTGGTGGCTGGTAAAAAAGTGGAGATGCGTATTGGCAAAAGCAAGTCGGTAGGACAGGATGTTGATAATAATTTTGAAACGATAACAGACGCCACTGTTCAGCTTCAGGACATGAACGGAACCCTGCTTGAACAATTGCATTATGTGAAGGACACCAGTACCAACATGGCCTTTTACAGGGGCAACACCCGAATAGAAAGCAACAGAGCCTACAAGGTGAAGGTGGAAATGCCGGGTGTAGGTCTTGCTACCGCCTTTCCTGTAACTCCGGGCCCCATCAAGGTGGAGCTACAGGATACGCTCCGTACCACGCTCAACGGCCGACCGGTGTTAAGGTTTCATTTTAATATACAGGGGTCTAGCGCCAAACAATTTATTGTGATGGAAGCCCTTAAACAAATGGTACAGCTGGACACTGTTTTTTTCTATAACCAGCAACGGTACAGGGTGAGAGACCGCCGCGCACTTTTTAATCAGGTGAAAGATCTGCCCGGTGTCACTTTCTATAAAGACACCCTCTACCTGAACAGTTATCTCCGCATCCCCTGCTATACGCAGGATGAAAATGCAGACAACAATCAGGTGGGCGGGCTCAATGAAAACTATAACAGTATTCTGTTTACACAGAATAGCAACAAGCCGCTCAATACCCTGCTGTACATCAATGCCACTGCGCTTACTGCCGGCAGTACTGAAGGCGGGGATCCTCCAATTGGCCGCGTACTGGTCAATGTAAAATCCGTGAGTCCGGATTATTACAACTTTCTGCTGACCTACGAAAAAGTAAGGCGTAACCCGGGTCTTAACAGCCTGATACAGGCCATCCAGCTACGTAACAATGTTGCTAACGGCCTCGGCATAGTAGGCGGTTGCAGCCAGATGTCCTATTCCTTATATTACGATAAGTTATAG
- a CDS encoding TonB-dependent receptor, translating into MRAQTKQDAILQQSYSPPAKEGSILFYIQDIQRQTGINISYSSSFLHLNKKVQLTGNEHSTGQVLTSILQGTGIQAAAINGKIFLLRETSQTQYYTISGFVKEENSKEIIIGASIYDPVTRKGTISNSYGFFSIQVPDSCTSIVFSHVGYETVTQRLPPPDDGQLDIHMEPRNPLQPVVVTGDQDSVTLQAGYIKMPVGYVSNFPALLGEKDVLKSLQLYPGTGSSLESSSNLLIRGGGADQNLYLLDGVPLYHTGHLFGLFSIFNGDALKDVSLYKDAFPARYGGRLSSVVDIRTKDGNMKGWHGKATISPVSASTELEGPFVKDKSAMFLSFRRSLIDGLYGRQLTRQYGKYALYDVNFKLNQIINNKNRIYLSFYKGQDNMTIPKDNILFPLPEDYKFAWSNITAALKWTKVITPRIFTNTTASYSRFYNLFSQSAIIKIPPDQSLLINGKGVSRNRDIALHNETEFTISNTQRLSFGGGYTYHNFAPTAYTSNVNPGDAIKREAPKYYMSEFTLYGEDELRFNNDKFIVRPGLHLGALAQSHSFYSSLQPRLMIRWNLPNAQYIQASYAQMTQFIHQLTTPVINLPTDLWVPSTENIKPEQAYSYSLSYQKQWDNKWRFNVNIYYKQLNDLVATNTVLNIFDNSDLWEKKVISGKGYNYGSELLLEKNTGRLTGIFSYTLAWAWREFSRMNAGKMFPYKEDRRHNLSLALKYRLKPGWSLSASWKFSSGAPFTLPAQIFPDYDWGRNINGKLDERYSPFANNQINYLPYITRLNNFRLRAVHHLDLGTNIYLGHTNAIYHTLTAGIYNIYSRSNPFIVSYDQFVTTTYDEIYPLQLYQYSLFRTLPYISYTLKF; encoded by the coding sequence TTGCGCGCGCAAACCAAGCAGGACGCTATCCTGCAACAGTCTTATTCACCGCCAGCCAAAGAAGGTTCCATCCTCTTCTACATACAGGACATCCAGCGCCAGACCGGCATCAATATCTCCTATAGCTCCAGTTTTCTGCATCTCAACAAAAAAGTGCAGTTAACAGGCAATGAACACAGTACCGGACAGGTGCTTACCAGCATCCTGCAAGGTACCGGTATTCAGGCCGCCGCTATCAATGGTAAAATCTTTCTGCTGCGGGAAACCTCCCAAACCCAATATTATACCATCAGCGGGTTTGTAAAGGAAGAAAACAGTAAGGAAATCATCATCGGCGCCTCCATTTACGACCCGGTCACCCGCAAAGGCACCATCAGCAACTCTTATGGCTTCTTTAGCATCCAGGTGCCAGACAGCTGTACCAGTATCGTCTTCTCTCATGTAGGCTACGAAACAGTGACACAGCGCCTGCCCCCTCCCGACGACGGCCAGCTCGACATCCATATGGAGCCCCGCAACCCGCTGCAACCAGTAGTCGTGACAGGCGACCAGGACTCAGTAACACTGCAGGCCGGCTATATCAAAATGCCGGTAGGCTACGTTTCCAACTTCCCGGCGCTGCTTGGCGAAAAGGATGTGCTGAAATCCCTTCAGCTTTATCCCGGTACCGGCAGCTCCCTCGAAAGCAGCAGTAACCTGCTGATACGTGGTGGTGGTGCCGACCAGAACCTTTACCTGCTCGATGGTGTTCCACTCTATCATACCGGCCACCTCTTTGGACTGTTCTCCATATTCAACGGTGACGCACTGAAAGACGTGTCTCTCTATAAAGATGCCTTCCCTGCCCGCTACGGCGGCCGCCTGTCTTCTGTTGTGGATATCCGCACCAAAGACGGTAACATGAAAGGCTGGCACGGCAAAGCCACCATCAGCCCGGTATCGGCCAGCACAGAACTGGAAGGCCCCTTCGTTAAGGATAAAAGCGCCATGTTCCTCTCCTTCCGCCGATCCCTGATCGATGGGCTGTATGGAAGACAACTCACCAGACAGTACGGGAAATATGCGCTCTATGATGTTAACTTCAAGCTGAACCAGATCATCAACAACAAAAACAGGATCTACCTCAGCTTCTACAAAGGGCAGGATAACATGACTATCCCTAAAGACAACATCTTATTCCCGCTTCCGGAAGATTATAAATTTGCCTGGAGCAATATCACGGCTGCCCTCAAATGGACCAAGGTGATCACTCCCAGGATATTTACCAATACCACTGCCAGCTATAGTCGTTTTTACAACCTGTTTTCCCAGAGTGCCATCATTAAAATCCCTCCTGACCAATCATTACTGATCAACGGGAAAGGGGTATCCAGAAACAGGGATATCGCCCTGCACAATGAAACAGAGTTTACCATCAGCAATACACAGCGGCTGTCTTTCGGCGGTGGCTACACTTACCATAATTTTGCGCCCACAGCCTACACCAGTAACGTAAATCCGGGTGATGCCATCAAACGTGAAGCACCCAAATATTACATGTCTGAATTCACCTTATATGGGGAAGATGAGCTGCGTTTCAACAATGATAAATTCATTGTAAGACCCGGGCTCCACCTGGGCGCACTGGCACAAAGCCATTCTTTTTATTCCAGTCTCCAGCCACGTCTGATGATACGGTGGAATCTGCCGAATGCCCAGTATATTCAGGCTTCCTACGCCCAGATGACACAGTTCATTCACCAGCTGACCACCCCTGTAATCAATCTGCCCACCGACCTGTGGGTGCCCAGCACTGAAAATATCAAACCTGAACAAGCCTATTCCTACAGCCTCTCCTATCAGAAACAGTGGGACAACAAATGGCGGTTCAATGTCAATATCTACTACAAACAACTGAATGATCTCGTTGCCACCAATACGGTGCTCAACATCTTCGACAACTCCGATCTGTGGGAGAAAAAAGTAATCAGTGGCAAAGGCTACAATTATGGCAGCGAATTATTGCTGGAAAAAAACACCGGCAGGCTGACCGGTATTTTCTCTTACACGCTGGCCTGGGCCTGGCGTGAGTTTTCCCGTATGAACGCCGGTAAAATGTTCCCTTACAAAGAAGACCGCCGCCACAATCTTTCACTGGCGCTCAAATACCGGCTGAAGCCCGGATGGAGTCTGTCTGCCTCCTGGAAATTCTCCAGCGGTGCACCATTCACCCTCCCGGCACAGATATTCCCTGACTACGACTGGGGCCGCAACATCAATGGTAAGCTGGACGAACGTTATTCACCTTTTGCCAATAACCAGATCAATTATCTGCCATATATCACACGGCTTAACAATTTCCGGTTAAGAGCCGTACATCATCTTGACCTGGGCACCAACATTTACCTTGGCCATACTAACGCTATCTACCATACACTCACAGCCGGTATCTACAACATCTATTCCCGTAGCAATCCGTTTATTGTGAGTTACGACCAGTTTGTTACTACGACCTATGATGAAATTTATCCGTTGCAGCTGTATCAATACAGTTTATTCCGGACATTACCATATATCAGTTACACACTCAAATTTTAG
- a CDS encoding FecR family protein — translation MDTYIYEIVAKQLSSQSSPEEDAVLQQWREASAENEAEYQKTRQIWQDTPSRLPQQKQFDTAAAWNKVDRALHQAAPVRTIRMATIKYAAAAVLLIALTAGAWWLASRPSLKVQELAANDGKIKSLELSDKSMITLRPGARIKYSEGAERVVELEGEAYFEVAVDPRHPFVVKTPNQSIVEVLGTSFTVKTVDAHTTVIVTSGKVKLGMENDTSSVILTSGQKGTWGDGQLSAADNDDPNFMAWKTGILQFNDQSLVEILPQLADFYGKVIRIEDSYQATAAQQKATISFQDQSCDEVLHELQLLLGFNYRQEGDTIVISK, via the coding sequence ATGGATACCTACATATATGAAATAGTCGCCAAGCAACTGTCATCGCAGTCCTCACCTGAAGAAGACGCTGTTCTTCAGCAATGGCGGGAGGCATCTGCGGAAAATGAGGCGGAATACCAGAAAACCCGGCAGATATGGCAGGACACTCCCAGCCGTCTCCCTCAGCAAAAACAATTTGATACTGCAGCCGCGTGGAATAAAGTAGACCGAGCCCTTCATCAGGCAGCGCCTGTCAGGACTATCCGCATGGCCACCATTAAATACGCAGCGGCGGCTGTATTATTAATAGCGCTGACTGCCGGCGCCTGGTGGCTCGCCAGCCGTCCGTCATTGAAAGTACAGGAACTGGCTGCCAACGATGGTAAAATCAAAAGCCTGGAACTGTCAGACAAATCCATGATCACCCTGCGCCCAGGCGCCAGAATCAAATATTCCGAAGGAGCCGAACGTGTGGTAGAGCTCGAAGGCGAAGCCTACTTCGAGGTAGCCGTTGACCCGCGCCATCCTTTCGTGGTAAAAACACCTAACCAGTCTATTGTAGAAGTACTGGGTACCTCCTTTACCGTAAAAACAGTCGATGCCCATACAACCGTTATCGTTACCTCCGGTAAGGTAAAACTGGGCATGGAAAACGACACATCCTCTGTAATCCTTACCAGTGGCCAAAAAGGCACTTGGGGAGATGGTCAGCTCAGTGCTGCCGACAACGATGATCCCAACTTTATGGCATGGAAAACCGGAATTTTGCAATTTAATGATCAATCACTTGTTGAAATATTGCCACAATTAGCCGACTTTTACGGTAAAGTCATCAGGATTGAGGATAGTTATCAGGCTACTGCTGCCCAGCAGAAAGCTACGATCAGCTTCCAGGACCAGTCTTGTGACGAGGTTTTGCATGAATTACAACTTTTGCTTGGTTTCAACTACAGACAGGAAGGCGATACGATCGTCATCAGCAAGTAG
- a CDS encoding RNA polymerase sigma-70 factor, whose translation MITSPSYQAYNELFHSLYGELCNYANSFLDDDAAAEDVVQETFIKLWQKHRELIGIPNIKAYLYRAVRNNSISVLRKRNAEEAGNKGFEWVADVSDDPDALEIKEAKPFYEQLIYEAIANLPPQCREVFTCCRLQGMTHQQAATKLGLSAKTVENYMGRALKLLRKYLGQYGLPGILFFLLNIFNK comes from the coding sequence ATGATAACATCACCTTCTTATCAAGCATATAATGAGCTTTTCCATTCCCTGTATGGTGAGTTGTGTAATTACGCAAATAGTTTTCTGGATGATGATGCTGCTGCAGAAGATGTAGTACAGGAAACATTTATCAAACTATGGCAGAAACACCGGGAATTGATCGGTATTCCGAATATAAAAGCCTATCTGTACAGGGCTGTACGTAATAATTCCATCTCAGTTTTGCGAAAGCGGAATGCTGAGGAGGCAGGCAACAAAGGCTTTGAATGGGTGGCGGATGTCAGTGATGATCCCGATGCCCTGGAAATAAAAGAAGCCAAGCCTTTTTATGAACAGCTGATTTATGAGGCAATTGCCAACCTCCCCCCTCAATGCAGGGAGGTGTTCACCTGTTGCCGCCTTCAAGGTATGACGCACCAACAGGCTGCCACCAAGCTGGGATTGTCTGCCAAAACGGTTGAGAACTATATGGGGAGAGCCCTTAAACTGCTCCGTAAATACCTGGGCCAGTATGGGTTACCCGGGATTTTATTTTTTTTGTTAAATATATTTAACAAATAA
- a CDS encoding glycoside hydrolase family 3 C-terminal domain-containing protein encodes MHEQIKSFSAIALAFALTGSSAMAQKQSPIYRQGWIDFNKNGKKDIFEDPAQPVENRVADLLSQMTLDEKTCQMATLYGYGRVLKDEMPAPEWNNKVWKDGIANIDEELNSLPFNKKAQTQWSFPYSKHTAAINTVQRWFIEETRLGIPVDFTNEAIHGLCHDRATPFCAPIGIGSTWNKALVSRAGHIAGREARLLGYTNIYVPILDPARDPRWGRVVECYGEDPFLIAELGKQMTLGVQSEGVAATLKHYAVYSVPKGGRDGNARTDPHVAPREMHQIYLYPFRRVIQEAHPMGVMSSYNDWDGEPVTGSYYFLTQLLRKEFGFDGYVVSDSEAVEYLFSKHHVAADYKDAVWQAVEAGLNVRTNFTPPEDFITPLRELVKEGQLSMKTLDSRVADVLRVKFRLGLFDKPYADPRLADKGVHTTDDEAFALQLNRESLVLLKNEKETLPLDKKQLKNILVTGPLAAASTHAISRYGPSNNPVTTVLDGIRQQAGKEVNVMYAKGCDIVNPGWPGTEIVPTPLDASEQATIAEAVEMARKSDVVIAVVGEDEKRVGESLSRTDLSLPGRQLQLLQALHATGKPVIAVLINGQPLTINWEQQNLPAILEAWFPGPQGGTAIAETLFGDYNPGGRLSVTFPKSLGQIELNFPFKPGSHADQPSSGNNGFGRTSVNGALYPFGYGLSYTSFTYSNLVVSPEKQRSQGDIQVSVEVTNTGKRKGDEVVQLYVKDKVSSVTTYVMQLRGFERISLGPGEKKTVNFTLHPEHLALLDKNMNYTVEPGEFEVLIGSSSEDIRLRKNFLIAQD; translated from the coding sequence ATGCACGAACAGATTAAATCTTTTTCCGCGATAGCATTGGCATTTGCCCTGACAGGCAGCTCCGCTATGGCACAGAAACAGTCGCCTATTTACCGGCAGGGCTGGATAGACTTTAACAAAAACGGTAAAAAAGACATCTTTGAAGATCCCGCACAGCCGGTGGAAAACCGGGTGGCCGATCTGCTCTCGCAGATGACACTGGACGAAAAGACCTGCCAGATGGCAACACTTTACGGCTATGGCCGGGTGCTGAAAGATGAAATGCCTGCTCCCGAATGGAACAACAAAGTGTGGAAAGACGGGATCGCCAACATCGATGAGGAACTTAACAGCCTTCCGTTCAATAAAAAGGCCCAAACCCAGTGGTCTTTCCCCTATAGCAAACACACGGCCGCCATCAACACCGTTCAGCGCTGGTTTATAGAAGAAACCAGGCTGGGTATTCCGGTTGACTTCACTAATGAAGCCATCCACGGCCTCTGCCACGACAGGGCCACACCTTTCTGTGCCCCCATCGGCATCGGCAGCACCTGGAACAAAGCACTGGTGTCCCGGGCCGGACATATCGCCGGCCGCGAAGCCAGGCTGCTGGGATATACCAATATATATGTCCCTATCCTGGACCCTGCCCGCGATCCCCGCTGGGGCAGGGTAGTAGAGTGTTATGGCGAAGATCCTTTCCTCATTGCGGAGCTGGGCAAACAGATGACCCTGGGTGTACAAAGTGAAGGGGTGGCGGCCACACTCAAACACTACGCCGTATATAGCGTGCCCAAAGGAGGCCGGGATGGCAATGCCCGTACCGACCCGCACGTAGCCCCACGCGAAATGCATCAGATTTACCTGTATCCCTTCCGCCGTGTAATACAGGAAGCCCATCCAATGGGTGTCATGAGCAGCTACAATGACTGGGACGGAGAACCTGTGACCGGCAGCTATTATTTCCTGACACAGCTGCTGCGGAAGGAATTTGGTTTCGATGGATATGTTGTTTCCGACAGTGAAGCGGTAGAATACCTCTTCAGCAAACACCATGTGGCAGCCGATTATAAGGATGCTGTATGGCAGGCGGTGGAAGCCGGACTGAACGTACGTACCAACTTCACCCCGCCGGAAGACTTTATCACGCCTCTCCGGGAGCTGGTGAAGGAAGGCCAGTTGTCTATGAAAACGCTCGACAGCCGTGTGGCGGATGTATTACGGGTGAAGTTCAGACTGGGGCTGTTTGATAAGCCTTATGCAGATCCCAGACTGGCTGACAAAGGTGTACACACAACTGATGACGAAGCCTTTGCCCTGCAACTGAACCGCGAATCCCTGGTGCTGCTTAAAAATGAAAAAGAAACATTACCTCTGGATAAAAAACAACTCAAAAATATCCTCGTTACGGGTCCGCTGGCGGCTGCCTCTACCCATGCTATCAGTCGCTATGGTCCTTCCAATAATCCTGTTACCACTGTGCTGGACGGTATCCGTCAGCAGGCAGGCAAGGAGGTGAATGTGATGTATGCTAAAGGATGTGATATCGTGAATCCGGGATGGCCAGGTACGGAAATCGTTCCTACACCGTTGGATGCCAGCGAACAGGCGACTATCGCGGAAGCGGTGGAAATGGCCCGTAAGTCAGATGTGGTTATTGCTGTGGTGGGCGAGGATGAAAAAAGAGTGGGAGAGAGTCTCTCCCGCACTGATCTCTCACTGCCCGGCAGACAACTGCAGTTGCTGCAGGCCCTCCATGCTACCGGTAAACCGGTAATAGCAGTGCTAATCAATGGACAACCGCTGACGATTAACTGGGAGCAGCAAAACCTGCCTGCTATTCTGGAAGCCTGGTTCCCCGGCCCTCAGGGCGGTACTGCCATCGCAGAAACACTTTTCGGTGATTACAACCCTGGTGGCCGTTTGTCTGTCACCTTCCCCAAATCGCTGGGGCAGATAGAACTCAACTTTCCCTTCAAACCCGGTTCACATGCGGACCAGCCATCATCTGGTAATAATGGTTTTGGCCGCACCAGTGTAAATGGTGCCCTGTATCCCTTCGGCTATGGTCTCAGTTATACCTCCTTCACGTACAGCAATCTGGTGGTGTCTCCTGAAAAACAACGTTCACAGGGAGATATTCAGGTAAGTGTGGAGGTAACTAATACGGGCAAACGAAAAGGTGATGAAGTGGTGCAACTCTATGTTAAAGACAAAGTAAGCAGCGTGACAACCTATGTAATGCAACTGCGCGGTTTTGAGCGGATCTCTCTGGGACCGGGAGAAAAGAAAACTGTCAACTTTACACTCCATCCGGAACACCTGGCCCTACTGGACAAAAATATGAACTACACCGTGGAGCCGGGCGAGTTTGAGGTCTTGATTGGTAGTTCCTCGGAAGACATCAGACTGCGTAAGAACTTTTTAATTGCGCAGGACTAA
- a CDS encoding acyl-CoA dehydrogenase family protein → MSGTFSKLKNAYHLLKSIDFKMLAKLSEKVDLSQVMATVAKMDDQQLNGLMKMLTSRGGKKKLPPIDGDFYDLSSRLNAEDRALQLKVRAFMEKEIQPIVNEYWMKAEFPFEIIPKFRELNICGVTYDGYGCPNRSYLMEGIIAMEMARVDASIATFFGVQSGLAMGSIYLLGSEAQKDEWLPGMQQLKTIGAFGLTEPEVGSGAAGGLTTTAKREGDTWILNGHKKWIGNATFADVIVIWARDVDDNQVKGFLLRKGTPGLSVEKMHDKMALRIVQNGLISMKDCRVAESDRLQRANSFRDTSKVLRMTRASVAWEAVGCARGAYENALAYTRSREQFGKPIASFQLIQGHLVEMLSNLTAMQTMVYRLSEIQDEGGLKDEHASLAKVFCTLRTRDVVRGAREVMGGNGILLEYNVARFVADAEAIYSYEGTKEINSLIVGRAITGISSFV, encoded by the coding sequence ATGTCCGGAACGTTTTCAAAATTGAAGAATGCCTATCATCTGCTGAAGAGCATCGATTTCAAAATGCTGGCGAAACTGTCTGAGAAGGTAGACCTGTCGCAGGTGATGGCTACTGTTGCCAAAATGGATGACCAGCAGTTGAATGGTTTGATGAAGATGCTGACCAGCAGAGGAGGCAAGAAAAAACTACCACCGATTGACGGGGATTTTTATGACCTGAGCAGCCGGCTGAATGCAGAAGACCGGGCGCTGCAGCTGAAGGTGCGGGCTTTTATGGAGAAGGAGATTCAGCCTATTGTTAATGAGTATTGGATGAAAGCGGAATTTCCGTTTGAAATTATCCCGAAGTTCAGGGAGCTGAATATCTGTGGTGTTACCTATGATGGTTATGGATGTCCCAACCGTTCTTATCTGATGGAAGGGATTATTGCGATGGAAATGGCCAGGGTGGATGCATCCATTGCTACTTTCTTTGGGGTGCAGAGTGGGTTGGCGATGGGGTCCATCTATCTGCTGGGTTCTGAAGCGCAGAAAGATGAATGGTTGCCCGGCATGCAGCAGCTGAAAACAATCGGGGCATTTGGACTTACAGAACCGGAAGTTGGTTCCGGTGCTGCCGGCGGGCTAACGACCACGGCCAAACGGGAAGGGGATACCTGGATATTGAATGGCCATAAAAAATGGATCGGCAACGCCACCTTTGCGGATGTGATCGTGATCTGGGCCAGGGATGTGGATGATAACCAGGTGAAAGGCTTTCTGTTGCGGAAAGGTACACCGGGCTTGTCGGTAGAGAAAATGCATGATAAGATGGCCCTGCGTATTGTGCAGAATGGCCTCATCTCCATGAAAGACTGTCGCGTAGCGGAATCTGACCGCTTACAGCGGGCCAATAGCTTCAGGGATACCAGCAAGGTGCTCCGCATGACACGTGCCAGCGTGGCCTGGGAGGCAGTAGGCTGTGCCCGTGGTGCCTATGAAAACGCATTGGCGTATACCCGTAGCCGTGAACAATTCGGGAAACCGATTGCTTCCTTTCAGCTGATACAGGGGCATCTGGTGGAAATGTTGTCCAACCTCACCGCTATGCAGACGATGGTATACCGGCTGTCTGAGATACAGGATGAAGGAGGGCTGAAAGATGAACATGCCTCCCTGGCAAAAGTGTTCTGTACCCTGCGTACAAGGGATGTGGTAAGAGGGGCGAGGGAAGTAATGGGCGGAAACGGTATCCTGCTGGAATATAATGTGGCCCGTTTTGTGGCAGATGCCGAAGCTATATATTCCTACGAAGGGACAAAGGAAATCAACTCGCTGATTGTAGGCCGTGCTATTACCGGTATCAGCTCGTTTGTATAA
- a CDS encoding SGNH/GDSL hydrolase family protein has translation MNHSNRRNFLKNVSLGSLAAISIPQIVSAAVVADKIKKVTIKKEGVILFQGDSITDVGRKRDAADPNNGQALGGGYPHLTAASLLLKRAGDNLKFYNKGISGNKVYQLAERWDTDCLQLKPDVLSILIGVNDFWHTLNGNYKGTSKVYRDDYDKLLDRTKQALPDLQLIIGEPFAVKGVKAVDEKWYPVFNEYRAAARELADKYKATFIPYQAIYDKAQQSAPAVYWTPDGVHPSVAGAQLMAEAWLQCIK, from the coding sequence ATGAATCACTCGAACCGTCGAAACTTCCTTAAAAACGTTTCCCTGGGGAGCCTTGCTGCCATTAGCATCCCTCAGATAGTGTCTGCTGCTGTAGTGGCGGATAAGATCAAAAAAGTAACTATCAAAAAAGAAGGTGTGATCCTTTTTCAGGGGGATTCCATTACAGATGTGGGCCGCAAGCGGGATGCAGCCGATCCCAACAATGGTCAGGCACTGGGAGGCGGATATCCGCATCTGACAGCAGCTTCTCTGTTGCTGAAGCGGGCAGGCGATAACCTGAAATTTTATAACAAAGGTATCAGCGGTAATAAAGTGTATCAGCTGGCAGAACGCTGGGATACTGATTGCCTGCAACTGAAGCCCGATGTGCTCAGTATCCTGATTGGGGTCAACGATTTCTGGCATACTCTCAACGGAAACTATAAAGGTACTTCCAAAGTATACCGTGATGACTACGACAAACTGCTGGACCGCACCAAACAGGCGTTGCCTGATCTGCAGCTGATCATCGGTGAACCTTTTGCTGTAAAAGGCGTAAAGGCGGTAGATGAAAAATGGTATCCTGTTTTCAATGAATACCGTGCTGCTGCCCGTGAATTGGCAGATAAATACAAAGCAACTTTTATTCCCTACCAGGCTATTTATGATAAAGCCCAACAATCAGCTCCTGCTGTCTACTGGACACCCGATGGCGTGCATCCAAGCGTAGCGGGTGCACAGCTGATGGCCGAAGCCTGGCTGCAATGCATAAAATAA